A region from the Hippoglossus hippoglossus isolate fHipHip1 chromosome 16, fHipHip1.pri, whole genome shotgun sequence genome encodes:
- the sqlea gene encoding squalene monooxygenase produces the protein MWTFLGIASLTYLYKKSDTVLSVAHKEVFVAAALLVIVGLLLSYITYFHQHKLSQVVYSPLSLLSFVPVVNHFIPQTPAQSSGKTEDSCRKSRRTRKRADVEISSTESAASASGSSVAPEPDVLIVGAGVLGSAMAAVLARDGRKVTVVERDLKEPDRIVGELLQPGGYKALKDLGLEGSVEGLDAHLVNGYVIHDMASSTEVEIPYPQAEESIQCGRAFHHGRFIMGLRRAARAEPNVTFVEGTVSSLQEENGSVIGVQYKDKETGDLKEIRAALTVVADGCFSKFRKSLVSGKAQTSSHFVGCLMKDCPQFKANHAELVLANPSPVLIYQISSSQTRVLVDVRGEMPRNLSEYMAEKIHPQLPEHLQEPFMVALQNDRLRSMPASFLPPSPVNKPGVLLLGDAYNMRHPLTGGGMSVALNDVRIWRDLLNNIPDLYDDTAMLQAKKRFHWERKSSHSFVVNVLAQALYELFSATDNSLCELRKACFQYFKLGGECIAGPIGLLSVLTPKPMTLIGHFFAVAMYAIYVNFKSESWSTKPRALFKSGAILYRACTVMFPLIYSEFKYLVY, from the exons ATGTGGACTTTCCTGGGAATAGCGAGCCTCACGTACCTGTACAAAAAGTCGGACACAGTTCTGAGTGTGGCCCACAAAGAGGTGTTTGTGGCCGCAGCCCTGCTGGTCATAGTGGGTCTGCTGCTCTCATACATCACCTACTTCCACCAGCACAAGCTCTCTCAGGTTGTGTATTCACCTCTGAGCCTCCTCTCCTTTGTGCCTGTCGTCAACCACTTCATCCCCCAAACTCCTGCACAGAGCAGCGGCAAGACCGAGGACAGCTGCAGAAAG AGCCGGAGAACAAGGAAACGAGCAGATGTCGAGATCTCTTCCACAGAGAGCGCCGCCTCAGCCAGTGGCTCCTCAGTGGCCCCGGAGCCAGATGTGCTGATCGTTGGGGCCGGGGTCCTGGGCTCAGCGATGGCGGCCGTCCTGGCCCGGGACGGGAGGAAGGTGACGGTGGTGGAGCGGGACCTGAAGGAGCCTGACAGGATAGTTGGGGAGCTGCTGCAACCGGGAGGATACAAGGCTCTTAAAGACCTTGGCCTGGAAG GTTCAGTGGAGGGTCTGGATGCCCATCTGGTGAACGGCTATGTGATCCATGACATggccagcagcacagaggtggAGATCCCCTACCCTCAGGCGGAGGAGAGCATCCAGTGTGGACGTGCTTTCCATCACGGTCGATTCATCATGGGCCTGAGGAGAGCCGCCCGGGCCGAGCCAAA TGTCACATTCGTAGAAGGCACCGTGAGTAGCTTGCAGGAAGAGAACGGCAGCGTAATCGGAGTCCAGTACAAGGATAAAGAAACTGGAGACCTCAAG GAAATCCGTGCAGCGCTGACTGTGGTGGCTGATGGCTGCTTCTCCAAGTTCAGGAAGAGCCTGGTCTCTGGGAAAGCTCAAACCTCCTCTCACTTTGTCGGATGCCTTATGAAG GACTGTCCCCAGTTTAAAGCCAACCACGCTGAGCTGGTGCTGGCCAACCCCAGCCCGGTGCTCATCTACCAGATCTCCTCATCGCAGACCAGAGTGCTGGTGGACGTCAGGGGGGAGATGCCACGCAACCTCTCAGAGTACATGGCTGAGAAGATACACCCACAGCTGCCAG AGCATTTACAGGAGCCTTTCATGGTGGCGCTGCAGAACGATCGACTCAGATCCATGCCTGCCAGCTTCCTCCCGCCCTCCCCTGTCAATAAACCAG GTGTGCTTCTCCTTGGCGACGCATACAACATGAGGCACCCTCTGACGGGAGGAGGGATGAGCGTCGCTCTCAACGATGTTCGCATCTGGAGGGACCTGCTCAACAACATCCCCGACCTGTACGACGACACAGCCATGCTGCAG GCAAAGAAAAGATTCCACTGGGAACGCAAGTCATCACATTCTTTTGTGGTGAATGTGTTGGCCCAGGCCCTGTATGAGCTGTTTTCAGCCACTGACA ATTCTCTCTGTGAGCTGAGAAAAGCCTGCTTCCAGTACTTCAAGCTGGGTGGAGAGTGCATTGCTGGACCTATTGGACTTCTCTCAGT TCTGACACCAAAACCTATGACGCTTATTGGACACTTCTTTGCCGTGGCGATGTATGCAATCTACGTCAACTTCAAGTCGGAGTCGTGGAGCACCAAACCTCGAGCTTTATTCAAGAGTGGGGCCATCCTGTATCGAGCCTGTACGGTCATGTTTCCTCTCATCTACTCTGAATTCAAGTACCTGGTGTACTGA